From the genome of Bacteroides sp.:
CCGCGGCCTCAATGGCACGGAAGTCGTTTCCGGTCGCCAGGATTACTGCATCCACCCCGTTCATAATGCCTTTGTTGTGGGTGGCGGCCCTGTGGATATCCTGTTCGGCAATCCTGACCGCAAGGACAAACCTGCGGGCGAAATCCTCTGCAGTAGTTCCCGGTGCAATGTTCGAAAGCCCGGCAACGGGACAGGCGACCTTAACCTCCACCAGGCATTCAGGCGTATGATTGGAAAGGATTGACATTAGCGGTTCGTATTCTGAAGGAGAGAACCCAGGAGTTTGAACGAAATAATCACTTAAGCCACGGGCGCATTCTTCAAGGACGGAATTGATGAAATTGGCCCCCATGGCATCCACGGTTTCAAAGGTCAGATGCAATTGAAAAAAGTTGTCGATCTCCCGGGTCTTATTACGAAGTTCCATCCCGAGGATGCCTCCTCCGCGTTTTACCATATTTCTGGCAATGGGCTCAACCCTTTCCATGAGGAAGGTCTCCATCTCAGGAAAAGCGGTTTCGAACCTATGGTGATCGCCCTTAAAAAGAAAATGGACCTGTCCAACCTTTTGGGTATCGATCACCCTGGCAGTGAACCCGCCCCTGTCGGCCCAAAAACGCGCGGCTGATGAAGCGGCGGCTACCACTGAACTTTCTTCGATGACCATTGGAACAAGGAATGGCCGTCCGTTGATGATGAAGTTGGGGGCCACATTGTATGGCAAGGGATAATTAGAAAGGGTGTTCTCACTCAACTCAGAAAGTACCTGCTGCACCGCTGCGTCGGGGTGAAAAAACGAGCTCAGGGTCTTGTCAACTCCTGAAGGGTCTTCAAAAAGGCTAGCGACCACCTTCCGTTTTTCATCGGGATTGAGCTTCGAGAAGCCTTTGATCAGGGATTTCTGTACCATAGCTGGGAAATGATTTCTCGGGGAACAAAGGTCAAAAAACAATCAACTAATTTCCAGGTTTTTTTATCCAATTTTCCCCACTTAGCATTTGCAATATTAACAAATTCATTCCTTATGCAAACAATCCACCCAAGCCCTTTTAAAAAGAAATATTTCTGAAGGGAAGCATCCGGATAAAATAATTCTACAGAAATTTAGACAAAGAACTACAAAAAACTAGTGCTCTTAAACCTAAGCCAGCGTCAAATCGTTACTTCACCCGCAAATAGGCATAAGCAATTTGCAGACCCTTGACCTGGTATTGAATGAACTGCCGCAAGGTTTCGTAATCATCACGGGCATACTTCAGGAACGATGAAGCCTGACCATAGACCGCCGGTACTTTTGATTTATGGACCAGGTAATACCCATCGAGGTATGAACGCACCCCGCCTGAAATGATCAGTTGTCTGACGTTGACATTCCCGGGTTCGTTTTCCACGATATGGTTAACCATATTGACCATTTGCAAGGCATCGTGGCCGATGCGGGTAAGGGGCTCAAACATTTCCTGTTCCACTGGCTGGGTACGCAGGAGTTCAACCTTAGCGAAGTTGGTACCACCAAAGGCGGCGAATTCTATTCCACCGAGAGGAAGGCTAAGCAACTGGCGCAAGCTCTCATATCCCATCCCCTGCCCCACTTCCTTGACGATGACCGGAAACCCGACTTGCTCGAGAAGGGCCTTTATGGATTCAACTGGTGGTTTTTTCAGGCGGTCGCCCTCAGGCTGAAACCATTCCTGAAATGGATTGACGTGTATAAAAAGACCATCGGCACGCAGTTTTTCCACCAACTCAATGA
Proteins encoded in this window:
- a CDS encoding hydroxymethylglutaryl-CoA reductase, degradative — encoded protein: MVQKSLIKGFSKLNPDEKRKVVASLFEDPSGVDKTLSSFFHPDAAVQQVLSELSENTLSNYPLPYNVAPNFIINGRPFLVPMVIEESSVVAAASSAARFWADRGGFTARVIDTQKVGQVHFLFKGDHHRFETAFPEMETFLMERVEPIARNMVKRGGGILGMELRNKTREIDNFFQLHLTFETVDAMGANFINSVLEECARGLSDYFVQTPGFSPSEYEPLMSILSNHTPECLVEVKVACPVAGLSNIAPGTTAEDFARRFVLAVRIAEQDIHRAATHNKGIMNGVDAVILATGNDFRAIEAAAHAYAAKDGRYASLSHAKVENGQFEFSLTMPMALGTTGGLTRLHPLAALSLEMLGKPNARELMMIAAAAGLANNFAAVRSLTTTGIQAGHMRMHLPNILTQLGATPAERNKTAIFFKDQTISFQKVEAYLKSLRNQDG